From a single Candidatus Brevundimonas phytovorans genomic region:
- a CDS encoding benzoate/H(+) symporter BenE family transporter, with translation MSSSRLPPPASFSAAAVAMVVGFGGTVALIVQAGQTLGASPAQIISMVTALCLGIGLPGAVLSWRLKMPVVLAWSTPGAALLAASTLGLGWSTAVGAFVIAGLLMVLTGLVPALGRLAERIPAAVASAMLAGVLLPFCLKLFLVFPADMALAAGLLAVFLIMRRVAAAWALPAVLVAAFAVLTLRGQLGLPAGTGLFGELSPVMPGFDWKAAISLALPLYLVTLASQNLPGLVVLRAAGYAPPAGKLIFWGGLTSTVLAPFGAHGVNLAAITAALCTGPEAHPDPERRWTVGVLYGLIYLVVALFAAPLAGLFIAMPTGALAVITGLALIAPLTGSLSGMMSVVEDREAAVLTFAATASGVALFGVGSAFWGLAIGFIALAARRWIKPRA, from the coding sequence ATGAGTTCGTCGCGTCTGCCGCCCCCCGCCAGCTTCTCCGCCGCCGCCGTGGCGATGGTCGTCGGTTTCGGCGGCACGGTGGCCCTGATCGTTCAGGCCGGGCAGACGCTGGGCGCCTCGCCCGCCCAGATCATCTCCATGGTCACGGCCCTCTGCCTCGGCATCGGCCTGCCGGGCGCGGTGCTGAGCTGGCGACTGAAGATGCCAGTCGTCCTGGCCTGGTCGACGCCCGGCGCGGCCCTGCTGGCGGCCTCGACGTTGGGGCTGGGATGGTCGACCGCCGTCGGCGCCTTCGTCATCGCTGGGCTGCTGATGGTGCTGACAGGCCTCGTCCCCGCCTTGGGACGGCTGGCCGAGCGTATTCCCGCGGCTGTCGCCTCGGCCATGCTGGCGGGGGTGCTGCTGCCCTTCTGTCTGAAGCTGTTTCTGGTCTTCCCCGCCGACATGGCGCTGGCGGCGGGGTTGCTGGCGGTCTTCCTGATCATGCGAAGGGTCGCCGCCGCCTGGGCCCTGCCGGCGGTTCTGGTCGCCGCCTTCGCGGTTCTGACGCTGAGGGGTCAGCTCGGCCTGCCCGCCGGGACCGGCCTGTTCGGCGAGCTGTCGCCGGTCATGCCCGGCTTTGACTGGAAGGCGGCGATCAGCCTGGCCCTGCCCCTCTATCTGGTGACCCTGGCCTCGCAGAACCTGCCCGGTCTGGTGGTGCTGAGGGCCGCCGGCTACGCCCCGCCCGCCGGAAAGCTGATCTTCTGGGGCGGCCTGACCAGCACGGTCCTCGCCCCCTTCGGCGCCCACGGGGTCAATCTGGCCGCCATCACCGCCGCCCTCTGCACCGGACCCGAGGCCCACCCTGATCCCGAGCGCCGCTGGACCGTCGGCGTCCTCTACGGCCTGATCTATCTGGTCGTCGCCCTGTTCGCCGCGCCGCTGGCCGGCCTGTTCATCGCCATGCCGACGGGGGCGCTGGCCGTCATCACCGGCCTGGCCCTGATCGCGCCGCTGACAGGATCGCTGAGCGGCATGATGAGCGTAGTCGAGGACCGCGAGGCGGCGGTGCTGACCTTCGCCGCCACGGCCTCGGGCGTCGCCCTGTTCGGGGTCGGTTCGGCCTTCTGGGGCCTGGCGATCGGCTTCATCGCCCTCGCGGCGCGGCGCTGGATCAAGCCGCGCGCCTGA
- a CDS encoding enoyl-ACP reductase, whose product MPTGDLMKGKKGLIMGVANSSSIAWGIASQLAAQGAELAFTYLGESLERRVRPLAESVGAKLLIQADVTDDASMDVAFAELEKEFGTIDFVVHSVAFANKDELKGSFVDNTTRDSFLLAMNISAFSFVDVAKRSARLMPNGGSMITLTYLGSERVIPNYNTMGVAKAALEAATRYIARDLGPKNIRVNAISAGAMRTLSLAGISGGRGLHSKSAQFSLIKEETSMEGVAGAALWLCSDLGRSTTGEVVHVDAGFHAVGLPDDMEG is encoded by the coding sequence ATGCCCACCGGCGACCTGATGAAGGGCAAGAAGGGCCTGATCATGGGGGTCGCGAACTCCAGTTCCATCGCCTGGGGCATCGCCTCGCAGCTGGCCGCCCAGGGCGCCGAGCTGGCCTTCACCTACCTCGGCGAAAGCCTTGAGCGCCGCGTGCGCCCCCTGGCCGAGAGCGTCGGCGCCAAGCTGCTGATCCAGGCCGACGTCACCGACGACGCTTCGATGGACGTCGCCTTCGCCGAGCTGGAAAAAGAGTTCGGCACGATCGACTTCGTCGTCCACTCGGTGGCCTTCGCCAACAAGGACGAGCTGAAGGGCTCCTTCGTCGACAACACCACCCGCGACAGCTTCCTGCTGGCCATGAACATCTCGGCCTTCAGCTTCGTCGATGTGGCCAAGCGCTCGGCCAGGCTGATGCCCAACGGCGGCTCGATGATCACGCTGACCTACCTGGGGTCCGAGCGGGTCATCCCCAACTACAACACCATGGGCGTGGCCAAGGCCGCCCTGGAAGCCGCGACCCGCTACATCGCCCGCGACCTGGGTCCGAAGAACATCCGCGTCAACGCCATCTCGGCGGGCGCGATGCGCACCCTGTCGCTGGCCGGCATCTCGGGCGGGCGCGGCCTGCACTCCAAGTCGGCGCAGTTCTCGCTGATCAAGGAAGAGACCTCGATGGAAGGCGTCGCCGGCGCCGCCCTGTGGCTGTGCTCGGACCTGGGCCGCTCGACCACGGGCGAAGTCGTCCACGTCGACGCCGGCTTCCACGCCGTCGGCCTGCCGGACGACATGGAGGGCTGA